A stretch of Myxococcus hansupus DNA encodes these proteins:
- the pdxA gene encoding 4-hydroxythreonine-4-phosphate dehydrogenase PdxA, translating to MGLPLVGISLGDVSGIGPEVTAAALAKPSVRKVLVPVIFGDGPTLERFPAFRRYVRVAPSALGRVDAPTVVEVTRLKEKDRAPGKPSREGGRAQYAFVTAAIDAMRAGHVDALCTAPVSKEQISRAGIPFMGHTEVLAEAFGVEVMMLMDGPRVRVGLATNHVPLAELPRLLTVEGLTAQLKLMSRSLEPVVGRKPRIAVLGLNPHAGEGGLLGREEVEVIGPAIRKARAARVDAHGPIPADGLFAKPDEVGARYDAVLAMYHDQGLIPAKALDFERTVNVTLGLPVPRTSPDHGTAYAIAGKGEASCVPMVEALLKSAQLATARERGKRGVARSR from the coding sequence GTGGGCCTTCCGCTCGTCGGAATCTCCCTGGGGGACGTGTCGGGCATCGGGCCGGAGGTGACGGCGGCGGCCCTGGCGAAGCCCTCGGTGCGCAAGGTGCTCGTCCCCGTCATCTTCGGGGACGGGCCCACGTTGGAGCGCTTCCCCGCCTTCCGCCGCTATGTGCGCGTGGCACCATCGGCCCTGGGCCGCGTGGACGCCCCCACGGTGGTGGAGGTGACGCGGCTGAAGGAGAAGGACCGCGCTCCTGGAAAGCCCTCTCGCGAGGGAGGCCGGGCGCAGTACGCGTTCGTGACGGCGGCCATCGACGCGATGCGGGCCGGGCACGTGGACGCGCTGTGCACGGCGCCCGTGTCGAAGGAGCAGATTTCCCGCGCGGGCATTCCCTTCATGGGCCACACCGAGGTGCTGGCGGAGGCCTTTGGCGTGGAGGTGATGATGTTGATGGATGGGCCCCGCGTGCGCGTGGGGCTCGCCACCAACCACGTGCCCCTGGCGGAGCTGCCGCGACTGCTGACGGTGGAGGGCCTGACGGCGCAGCTCAAGCTGATGTCGCGGAGCCTGGAGCCGGTGGTGGGCCGCAAGCCGCGCATCGCCGTCCTGGGGCTCAACCCGCACGCGGGTGAAGGTGGCTTGTTGGGGCGCGAGGAGGTCGAGGTGATTGGCCCCGCCATCCGCAAGGCCCGCGCGGCCCGGGTGGACGCGCACGGCCCCATTCCGGCGGATGGGCTCTTCGCGAAGCCGGACGAAGTGGGCGCGCGGTACGACGCGGTGCTGGCCATGTACCACGACCAGGGGCTCATCCCGGCCAAGGCGCTGGACTTCGAGCGCACGGTGAACGTGACGCTGGGCCTGCCCGTGCCGCGCACGTCGCCGGATCACGGCACGGCGTACGCCATCGCGGGCAAGGGCGAGGCGAGCTGTGTGCCCATGGTGGAAGCGCTGCTCAAGTCCGCACAGCTCGCCACGGCGCGTGAGCGTGGAAAGCGCGGCGTGGCGCGAAGCCGGTAG
- a CDS encoding AgmX/PglI C-terminal domain-containing protein translates to MNVNEVLAGDLDAYLDRELFESESSEDVACDTSSVAEVSGGLRVLLTLAEEETAWMTHHPPSTAHVVESPPEPAVEIPEWMRTSPGAKHITPLGSLLLPLGEDAWSRAAHETSEMSQDLHAEASQWDGVSPPTGWGKPVTAAGAQTHGTELRPAALMGAAAVGALAAGLLLVAVLSVREGSAGTTQARSVEAARVSDVDSSKAAALPGHLAEASAVAPLASVGGAVSQPPVTGAVSSSQVGAVPLPAGGNLQSVVEGLRPAASSPQAQVRAPVPHAETLAVAQTAPIARKVRANAAAAAAVPTTTPAAPVEFAFGDDEAGGSTAREGVQSSPGEVVADAVEADASPKGPYSDLDEEFARELGFTDEAEAEALKAEEPSRTVYVPPALDVKEHLTPEDVKQVVVTNQPAITACLRSHAQGSPVEAGGRFVMQWSVLPSGETLNVSMDTSALRATPLARCVEDVVRRWKFPVHQVRMQEPIRFPFVF, encoded by the coding sequence GTGAATGTGAACGAGGTGCTCGCGGGAGACCTCGACGCGTATCTCGACCGCGAACTCTTCGAGTCCGAGTCGTCCGAGGACGTCGCGTGTGACACCTCGTCCGTGGCGGAGGTCTCGGGCGGATTGCGCGTGCTGCTTACCCTGGCGGAGGAAGAGACGGCGTGGATGACACACCACCCTCCCTCCACCGCGCATGTCGTGGAGTCTCCGCCCGAACCCGCGGTGGAGATTCCCGAGTGGATGCGCACTTCACCTGGGGCGAAGCACATCACGCCGCTGGGCTCGCTGTTGTTGCCGCTGGGCGAGGACGCGTGGTCGCGTGCCGCCCATGAAACATCCGAGATGTCGCAGGACCTGCACGCGGAGGCCTCGCAGTGGGATGGTGTGTCGCCGCCCACGGGATGGGGCAAGCCCGTCACGGCCGCTGGAGCGCAGACGCATGGCACGGAGCTGCGTCCCGCCGCGCTGATGGGCGCTGCAGCGGTGGGCGCGCTGGCGGCGGGGCTGCTCCTGGTCGCGGTCTTGTCGGTTCGCGAGGGCTCGGCGGGGACGACGCAGGCGCGTTCCGTCGAGGCGGCGCGTGTGTCCGATGTGGATTCGTCGAAGGCCGCGGCGCTGCCGGGCCATCTCGCGGAGGCGAGCGCGGTCGCACCCCTGGCCTCCGTGGGAGGCGCGGTGTCGCAACCTCCTGTGACGGGCGCTGTTTCGTCTTCGCAGGTGGGCGCCGTGCCACTACCGGCGGGGGGAAATCTGCAGTCCGTCGTGGAGGGATTGCGTCCAGCCGCGAGCTCGCCCCAGGCGCAGGTCCGCGCGCCCGTTCCTCACGCGGAGACGCTCGCCGTGGCGCAGACGGCGCCCATCGCGCGCAAGGTGCGGGCGAATGCGGCTGCCGCCGCTGCCGTGCCCACCACCACTCCGGCGGCGCCCGTGGAGTTCGCTTTCGGCGACGACGAGGCAGGTGGCTCGACGGCGCGGGAGGGTGTGCAGTCGTCTCCCGGTGAGGTGGTCGCGGACGCCGTGGAGGCGGATGCCTCGCCGAAGGGGCCGTACTCGGACCTCGACGAGGAGTTCGCGCGTGAGCTGGGCTTCACGGATGAGGCGGAGGCCGAGGCGCTGAAGGCGGAGGAGCCCTCGCGCACGGTTTATGTCCCGCCCGCGCTGGATGTGAAGGAGCACCTCACGCCGGAGGACGTGAAGCAGGTGGTGGTGACGAATCAGCCCGCCATCACCGCGTGCCTGCGGTCGCATGCGCAGGGGTCGCCGGTGGAGGCCGGGGGCCGCTTCGTGATGCAGTGGTCGGTGCTGCCGAGCGGTGAGACGCTCAACGTGAGCATGGACACCAGCGCCCTGCGCGCCACGCCGCTCGCTCGCTGCGTCGAGGACGTGGTCCGCCGCTGGAAGTTCCCGGTGCACCAGGTGCGCATGCAGGAGCCCATCCGCTTCCCGTTCGTCTTCTGA
- a CDS encoding DUF4440 domain-containing protein has translation MTTSSADDVNTLTKLEGDVMRAIQTKDLATLKALTSEDFIYRGADGAEMNRETFVTGVNEIPGHITSIEADGMKTHVFGDTGIMAGIQRSRLRMTDGSEASDAVYFTDVWQRRDGKWLMVFAHSSPVPPTDAVPQPQ, from the coding sequence ATGACGACCTCCTCCGCCGATGACGTGAACACCCTGACGAAGCTCGAAGGCGACGTCATGCGCGCCATCCAGACGAAGGACCTGGCCACCCTCAAGGCGCTCACATCCGAGGACTTCATCTACCGCGGCGCGGACGGCGCGGAGATGAACCGCGAGACGTTCGTCACCGGCGTCAACGAAATCCCGGGCCACATCACGTCCATCGAGGCCGACGGCATGAAGACCCACGTCTTTGGTGACACGGGCATCATGGCGGGCATCCAGCGCTCGCGGTTGCGCATGACGGACGGCAGCGAGGCCTCCGACGCGGTGTACTTCACCGACGTGTGGCAGCGCCGCGACGGAAAGTGGTTGATGGTGTTCGCGCACAGCAGCCCGGTGCCGCCCACCGACGCCGTGCCGCAGCCCCAGTAG
- a CDS encoding carboxypeptidase-like regulatory domain-containing protein: MTLLHGERRWRLPAQGEDWLVIPSVDLERLKLQREPVPDVFVTTALTRWLASPAAHTLYAMYEALGGSRPLGLSGLERRRYEQRLQQRLADAFTHGELVALPEARPVLLPAPWSEPPPNKEEEAQVEEQTWLAIELKDEEGTPVPNAHYRVTLPDGSTREGTLNKNGYARVEGVNPGQCQVTFPELDGLSWS; this comes from the coding sequence ATGACCCTCTTGCACGGTGAGCGCCGCTGGAGACTGCCCGCCCAGGGTGAAGACTGGCTCGTCATCCCTTCCGTCGACCTGGAGCGCCTGAAGCTCCAGCGGGAACCGGTGCCGGATGTGTTCGTCACCACCGCGCTGACCCGCTGGCTGGCCTCACCCGCGGCGCACACGCTGTACGCGATGTACGAAGCGCTGGGCGGCAGTCGCCCGCTGGGATTGTCGGGCCTGGAACGCCGCCGGTACGAGCAGCGCCTCCAACAGCGGCTCGCCGACGCCTTCACGCATGGCGAGCTGGTGGCCCTGCCCGAGGCGCGCCCCGTGCTCCTGCCCGCCCCCTGGTCCGAGCCTCCGCCGAACAAAGAGGAGGAAGCCCAGGTCGAGGAGCAGACGTGGCTGGCCATCGAGCTCAAGGACGAGGAAGGCACCCCCGTCCCGAATGCGCACTACCGGGTGACGCTCCCGGACGGCAGCACGCGCGAGGGTACGCTCAACAAGAACGGCTACGCGCGCGTGGAGGGCGTGAACCCTGGCCAGTGCCAGGTCACCTTCCCGGAGCTGGACGGTCTGAGCTGGTCATGA
- a CDS encoding aminopeptidase P family protein, with translation MLLPSVSERSALTRRREQLSRILGAVPAMLASSRPRPRNYAADQFPFRASSHFLYLFGLAAPDGMGLYDGQGWTLYLPEPGPDDALWDGVVPGFADIAERTGCTVRSRAELPAALKGREVATLPTPDMETCLDVAALLGREVRPGHLAPVDVPLADAMISLRLRHDDAAVAQLRQAAAVTVPAHLAGMRATRPGILEATVRAAMEFEFVSRDVRPAYQPIVTVHGEVLHNLRYDHTLQAGELLLADVGGESPGGFACDVTRTWPVTGRFSSTQRELYELVLRMEKASIAAVRPGVRYRDVHLAAHQEMARGLVALGILRGDPEELVVDGVTALFFPHGVGHLLGLDVHDMEDLGDRAGYAPGRTRSPDFGHRSLRLDRDLEPGMALTIEPGMYQVPAILSDARLTARAKDRLQRDVLARYADVRGIRIEDDVLVTPEGHEVLTAAIPKEAADIEAVMTSSDRPAPGR, from the coding sequence ATGTTGCTCCCCTCCGTTTCCGAGCGCTCCGCTCTCACCCGACGGCGGGAGCAGCTCTCCCGGATTCTGGGGGCCGTGCCCGCGATGCTCGCGTCGAGCCGCCCCCGTCCGCGCAACTACGCCGCGGACCAGTTCCCCTTCCGCGCCTCCAGTCACTTCCTCTACCTCTTCGGGCTCGCGGCGCCGGATGGCATGGGCCTGTACGACGGCCAGGGCTGGACGCTGTACCTGCCCGAGCCCGGCCCCGACGACGCGCTGTGGGACGGCGTGGTGCCCGGCTTCGCTGACATCGCGGAGCGGACGGGCTGCACCGTGCGCTCGCGCGCCGAGCTGCCCGCGGCGCTGAAGGGCCGCGAGGTGGCCACGCTGCCCACGCCGGATATGGAGACGTGCCTGGACGTGGCGGCGCTGCTCGGCCGCGAGGTGCGTCCGGGGCACCTGGCGCCGGTGGACGTGCCGCTGGCGGACGCGATGATTTCCCTGCGGCTGCGCCACGACGACGCGGCGGTGGCCCAGTTGCGGCAGGCCGCGGCCGTCACCGTGCCGGCGCATCTGGCGGGCATGCGCGCGACGCGGCCGGGCATCCTCGAGGCCACGGTGCGCGCGGCGATGGAGTTCGAGTTCGTCTCGCGCGACGTGCGGCCCGCGTACCAGCCCATCGTCACCGTGCACGGCGAGGTGCTGCACAACCTGCGCTACGACCACACGCTGCAGGCGGGCGAGCTGCTGCTGGCGGACGTGGGCGGAGAGAGCCCGGGGGGCTTCGCGTGCGACGTGACGCGCACGTGGCCGGTGACGGGCCGCTTCAGCAGCACGCAGCGGGAGCTGTACGAGCTGGTGCTGCGCATGGAGAAGGCCAGCATCGCCGCGGTGCGCCCGGGCGTGCGCTACCGCGACGTGCACCTCGCCGCGCACCAGGAGATGGCGCGGGGCCTGGTGGCATTGGGCATCCTCCGTGGCGACCCGGAGGAGCTGGTGGTGGACGGCGTCACCGCGCTCTTCTTCCCGCACGGCGTGGGCCATCTGCTGGGCCTGGACGTGCATGACATGGAGGACCTCGGCGACCGCGCGGGCTATGCGCCGGGGCGCACGCGCTCGCCGGACTTCGGTCACCGTTCGCTGCGCTTGGACCGGGACTTGGAGCCCGGCATGGCGCTGACGATTGAGCCGGGCATGTACCAGGTGCCCGCCATCCTGTCGGACGCGCGGCTCACGGCGCGCGCGAAGGACCGGCTCCAGCGTGACGTGCTGGCGCGCTACGCGGACGTTCGCGGCATCCGCATCGAGGACGACGTGCTCGTCACGCCGGAGGGCCACGAGGTCCTCACCGCGGCCATCCCGAAGGAGGCCGCGGACATCGAGGCCGTCATGACCAGCTCAGACCGTCCAGCTCCGGGAAGGTGA
- a CDS encoding response regulator, translating to METNWTFGRCLLLVEDDPSNRLTLSALLEDAGFAVVTAGSYSEAAGLLNRPRAYDAVLLDQSLGDGFGTGLIPLVRHHMPKTKVVFVTGHDGKIDMPVDAVFRKGGHFDDLLAFLFKLLPQRPLGA from the coding sequence ATGGAGACGAACTGGACCTTCGGGCGTTGCCTGCTGCTCGTGGAAGACGACCCTTCCAATCGGTTGACGTTGTCCGCGCTGCTCGAGGACGCGGGGTTCGCCGTCGTCACGGCGGGCTCCTATTCGGAGGCGGCGGGATTATTGAACCGGCCTCGCGCGTATGACGCCGTGTTGTTGGACCAGAGTCTGGGGGACGGCTTTGGCACCGGGCTGATTCCGCTGGTGCGTCACCACATGCCGAAAACCAAGGTCGTCTTCGTCACCGGCCATGACGGGAAGATCGACATGCCGGTGGACGCCGTCTTCCGCAAGGGCGGCCACTTCGACGACCTGTTGGCCTTCCTCTTCAAGTTGTTGCCGCAGCGCCCGCTGGGCGCCTGA
- a CDS encoding ATP-binding protein gives MAGRDLQARDRAAVADVVASTLRHDLRNKLASIRNASFYLMRQVKKTDLWSADPRVETFFQLIEKELTSAEDVLSKRAPPPVGGPRPRSRAREGVEHALAEAQVPASVTVVRDLTEQGAVPLESEDLALLVRCLVDNALEAMPQGGTLTVRTRDVETGVSLRVEDTGEGLAPEAYSRALEPFFTTRSHHAGLGLSIVHRTAVRHGWQLDLGAGPSGGTYVELVFTGPEAGAQDRNDVTRGSK, from the coding sequence ATGGCAGGCAGAGACCTCCAGGCGCGTGATCGCGCGGCGGTGGCGGACGTGGTGGCCTCCACCCTGCGGCATGACCTGCGCAACAAGCTGGCCAGCATCCGCAACGCGTCGTTCTACTTGATGCGGCAGGTGAAGAAGACGGACCTCTGGAGCGCCGACCCGCGCGTGGAGACGTTCTTCCAGCTCATCGAAAAGGAGCTGACGTCCGCGGAGGACGTGCTCTCCAAGCGCGCGCCGCCGCCCGTGGGGGGCCCGCGTCCCCGCTCTCGCGCCCGTGAAGGCGTGGAGCACGCGCTCGCCGAGGCCCAGGTGCCCGCGTCCGTGACGGTGGTGCGCGACTTGACGGAGCAGGGCGCCGTGCCCCTGGAGTCCGAGGACCTGGCGCTGCTGGTGCGCTGCCTCGTGGACAACGCGCTGGAGGCCATGCCCCAGGGCGGCACGTTGACGGTGCGAACGCGGGACGTGGAGACGGGCGTGAGCCTGCGCGTGGAGGACACCGGAGAGGGACTGGCGCCGGAGGCGTACTCGCGGGCCCTGGAGCCCTTCTTCACCACGCGCTCCCACCACGCGGGCCTGGGCCTGAGCATCGTCCACCGGACGGCCGTGCGGCACGGCTGGCAGTTGGACCTCGGCGCGGGCCCCTCGGGTGGCACGTACGTGGAACTCGTCTTCACGGGCCCGGAGGCAGGGGCCCAGGACCGGAATGACGTGACTCGGGGGAGCAAGTGA
- a CDS encoding response regulator, with amino-acid sequence MMEDVAVAPARILLVDDEESLRITLAANLELEGHTVLEAANGEEALRLLEQQPVDVVLTDIRMPGLHGVELLRRIKQERPDMPVVLMTAFTAEELVDDALAEGAFTVLPKPFDVNHALDTVLRAAAAPQVLVVDDTEQVARGMVRALSTVGLRARAVYSGEEALSSLRSGEYDVCVLDLVMPEMSGPELVSKVRAANLSVAIIAVSGHVVPEMLRRVAAQGAVVCMTKPVPLRELVQAIARVRGRPQQGPQGARI; translated from the coding sequence ATGATGGAGGACGTCGCAGTGGCCCCCGCGCGCATCCTGCTGGTCGACGACGAGGAGTCGCTCCGCATCACCTTGGCCGCGAACCTGGAGCTGGAGGGCCACACGGTCCTCGAAGCTGCCAATGGCGAGGAGGCCTTGCGCCTGCTCGAGCAGCAGCCGGTGGATGTGGTGCTCACGGACATCCGCATGCCCGGCCTGCATGGCGTGGAGCTCCTGCGCCGCATCAAGCAGGAGCGCCCCGACATGCCGGTGGTGCTCATGACGGCCTTCACGGCGGAGGAGCTGGTGGATGACGCGCTCGCCGAGGGCGCCTTCACCGTGCTCCCCAAGCCCTTCGATGTGAATCACGCCCTGGACACGGTGCTGCGCGCGGCGGCGGCGCCCCAGGTGCTGGTGGTGGACGACACCGAGCAGGTGGCGCGCGGCATGGTGCGGGCGCTGAGCACGGTGGGGCTGCGCGCGCGCGCCGTCTACAGCGGCGAGGAGGCGCTGTCGTCGCTGCGCTCGGGGGAGTACGACGTCTGCGTGCTGGACCTGGTGATGCCGGAGATGAGCGGTCCGGAGCTGGTGTCCAAGGTGCGCGCGGCGAATCTCTCCGTGGCCATCATCGCCGTGTCCGGCCACGTGGTGCCGGAGATGCTGAGGCGGGTGGCGGCGCAGGGCGCCGTGGTGTGCATGACCAAGCCGGTACCGCTGCGCGAGCTGGTACAGGCGATTGCACGGGTGCGAGGCCGGCCTCAACAAGGGCCGCAAGGCGCGAGGATTTGA
- a CDS encoding sensor histidine kinase produces the protein MSLEQDSALGPPLALKERAARLFQEHLFSVRSRTDRLFAGLMLGQWAVGLAISLVGPSRGAHLQAALLVGTLLSACPVVMARLRPGSTLTRHVVAVCQALWSSLLIFLTDGRVETHFHIFGSLAFLALYRDPWVLLSASVTTVVDQVLRGTLGTPSLYGGLQPELWRFVEHAFWVGFIDVVLVYSCRGMLRELREVAVRRAELELAREREQAKARELDRALRELSGFQEHLIRVEKLAAVGQLAASVGHELRNPLAAVRNSHAYLSRKLTKDPAGAADDPRVPQFLGLMERELNACAKIISDLLDFARERPPALQPCPLRPLVDEAIGVVPQREGVRILNGVPESLPVPNLDKEQFRQVLVNLVQNAVEAMPVGRNGEVSVMAEGGESKPWCIRVVDDGAGIPPDVLPKIFEPLFTTKTRGTGLGLAIVANMVQRHGGTISVRSEAERGSEFLIELPAAAAAQAA, from the coding sequence ATGAGCCTGGAGCAGGACAGCGCCTTGGGGCCGCCGCTGGCGCTCAAGGAGCGCGCCGCCAGGCTCTTTCAGGAGCACCTGTTCTCGGTGCGCAGCCGGACCGACCGGCTCTTCGCGGGATTGATGCTGGGGCAGTGGGCGGTGGGTCTCGCCATCTCCCTGGTGGGCCCGTCGCGCGGCGCGCACCTGCAGGCGGCCTTGCTGGTGGGCACGCTGCTCAGCGCGTGTCCGGTGGTGATGGCCCGGTTGCGGCCGGGCTCCACGCTCACCCGTCACGTGGTGGCCGTGTGCCAGGCGCTCTGGTCCTCGCTGCTCATCTTCCTGACGGACGGCCGGGTGGAGACGCACTTCCACATCTTCGGCTCGCTGGCCTTCCTGGCGCTGTACCGCGACCCGTGGGTACTGCTCTCCGCGAGCGTCACCACCGTCGTGGACCAGGTGCTGCGCGGCACGCTGGGGACGCCGTCGCTCTACGGCGGGCTGCAGCCGGAGCTGTGGCGCTTCGTCGAGCACGCCTTCTGGGTGGGCTTCATCGACGTGGTGCTCGTGTATTCGTGCCGCGGCATGTTGCGCGAGCTGCGCGAGGTGGCGGTGCGCCGGGCGGAGCTGGAGCTGGCGCGCGAGCGCGAGCAGGCCAAGGCGCGGGAGCTGGACCGCGCGCTGCGCGAGCTCAGCGGCTTCCAGGAGCACCTCATCCGCGTGGAGAAGCTGGCCGCGGTGGGGCAGCTCGCCGCCAGCGTGGGACACGAGCTGCGCAACCCGCTGGCCGCCGTGCGCAACTCCCACGCCTACCTTTCCCGCAAGCTCACGAAGGACCCAGCGGGGGCCGCGGATGACCCACGGGTTCCTCAATTCCTCGGACTGATGGAGCGCGAGCTGAATGCCTGTGCGAAAATCATCTCCGACCTGCTCGACTTCGCGCGCGAGCGGCCACCGGCGCTCCAGCCGTGTCCGCTGCGTCCGCTGGTGGACGAGGCCATTGGTGTCGTCCCGCAGCGCGAGGGCGTCCGCATCCTCAATGGCGTACCTGAGTCATTGCCGGTGCCGAACCTGGACAAGGAACAGTTCCGTCAGGTGCTGGTGAACCTGGTGCAAAACGCGGTGGAGGCGATGCCCGTGGGGCGCAATGGGGAGGTTTCAGTGATGGCGGAAGGTGGTGAGTCCAAACCCTGGTGCATCCGGGTCGTGGATGACGGGGCGGGGATTCCCCCGGACGTGTTGCCGAAGATCTTCGAGCCGCTCTTCACCACGAAGACGCGGGGCACTGGCTTGGGACTGGCCATTGTCGCCAACATGGTGCAACGTCACGGCGGCACAATCTCTGTGCGCAGCGAAGCGGAGCGGGGCAGCGAGTTTCTCATCGAGCTCCCCGCGGCAGCGGCGGCCCAGGCCGCATGA
- the hpf gene encoding ribosome hibernation-promoting factor, HPF/YfiA family, whose translation MNRALQITYRGMETSEALSEYIRDHADKLEQFYDGIVGCHVVVEEPHRHKQRGRHFHVRVDVSVPGRNIVAARDPEARTAHEDAYHAVTDAFDAARRQLQHYADALHSHHR comes from the coding sequence ATGAACCGAGCGCTGCAAATCACCTATCGGGGCATGGAAACGAGCGAGGCCCTGAGCGAGTACATCCGCGACCACGCCGACAAGCTGGAGCAGTTCTACGACGGCATCGTGGGGTGCCATGTGGTGGTGGAGGAGCCGCACCGGCACAAGCAGCGCGGCAGGCATTTCCATGTGCGGGTGGATGTGAGTGTGCCGGGGCGGAACATCGTCGCCGCCCGGGACCCGGAGGCGCGCACGGCCCACGAGGACGCCTACCATGCGGTGACGGACGCGTTCGACGCCGCGAGACGGCAGCTCCAGCACTACGCGGACGCGCTCCACTCGCACCACCGGTGA
- a CDS encoding zinc-dependent alcohol dehydrogenase family protein: MDGSMRAMVLRAAGQPLVESRWPIPRPGPEELLLRVHACAVCRTDLHIVDGELPHPKLPLVLGHEIVATVEAAGERATAIPVGTRVGVPWLGWSCGHCRFCQSGRENLCERARFTGYQVDGGFAEFTTAHHRFCFPLPPEYSDVHAAPLMCAGLIGFRSLRMAGDARHRLGLYGFGAAAHLILQVARHQGRRVFAFTRPGDAEGQRFARELGAEWAGGSDEVPPEPLDAALLFAPVGALVPAALRAVDKAGVVVCGGIHMSDIPTFPYALLWEERVVRSVANLTRADALDFLALAPRVPVRTQVQVFPLSAANEALGALRHGKVHGAAVLEVSAPT, translated from the coding sequence ATGGACGGGAGCATGCGCGCGATGGTGCTTCGGGCCGCGGGCCAGCCCCTGGTCGAGTCGCGGTGGCCCATCCCCCGTCCCGGCCCGGAGGAGCTGCTGCTCCGCGTGCACGCTTGCGCGGTGTGCCGCACGGACCTGCACATCGTGGATGGCGAGCTGCCCCACCCCAAGCTGCCGCTGGTGCTTGGGCATGAAATCGTGGCGACGGTGGAGGCGGCGGGCGAGCGCGCGACGGCCATCCCGGTGGGCACCCGGGTGGGCGTCCCCTGGCTCGGCTGGAGCTGCGGCCATTGCCGCTTCTGTCAGTCCGGCCGCGAGAATCTCTGTGAGCGGGCGCGCTTCACCGGCTACCAGGTGGACGGCGGCTTCGCGGAGTTCACGACGGCGCATCACCGCTTCTGCTTTCCGCTTCCACCCGAGTACTCGGACGTCCACGCCGCGCCGCTGATGTGCGCGGGCCTCATCGGTTTTCGCAGCCTCCGCATGGCGGGGGATGCGCGGCACCGGTTGGGCCTCTATGGCTTCGGCGCGGCGGCGCATCTCATCCTCCAGGTGGCCCGTCACCAGGGGCGGCGCGTCTTCGCCTTCACGCGGCCCGGGGACGCGGAGGGCCAGCGCTTCGCCCGGGAGCTGGGCGCGGAGTGGGCGGGTGGCTCGGATGAAGTGCCTCCCGAGCCTTTGGACGCGGCCCTCCTCTTCGCGCCCGTGGGCGCGCTGGTCCCCGCCGCGTTGCGCGCGGTGGACAAGGCGGGCGTGGTGGTGTGCGGCGGCATCCACATGAGCGACATCCCCACGTTCCCCTACGCGCTGCTGTGGGAGGAGCGGGTGGTGCGCTCGGTGGCGAACCTCACCCGGGCGGATGCGTTGGACTTCCTCGCGCTCGCGCCGCGCGTGCCCGTGCGCACGCAGGTGCAGGTCTTCCCGCTGTCCGCCGCCAACGAAGCGCTCGGCGCGCTCCGGCACGGAAAGGTGCACGGCGCGGCGGTGCTCGAGGTGTCCGCGCCCACCTGA